In Salmonella enterica subsp. enterica serovar Typhimurium str. LT2, a single window of DNA contains:
- the yhbQ gene encoding putative cytoplasmic protein (similar to E. coli orf, hypothetical protein (AAC76189.1); Blastp hit to AAC76189.1 (100 aa), 81% identity in aa 1 - 100): MLMATMTPWYLYLIRTADNALYTGITTDVARRYRQHQTGKGAKALRGKGELTLAFAAQVGDRSLALRIEYRIKQLTKRQKERLVTEREAFEALLSSLQTPVLKND, translated from the coding sequence ATGCTGATGGCGACAATGACCCCCTGGTATCTGTATCTGATTCGTACTGCAGACAATGCGCTTTACACCGGAATAACCACCGATGTGGCGCGTCGTTACAGGCAGCATCAAACGGGAAAAGGCGCAAAAGCATTACGGGGAAAAGGCGAGTTAACGCTGGCGTTTGCGGCGCAGGTCGGCGATCGCTCGCTGGCCCTGCGCATAGAGTATCGCATCAAACAGCTCACAAAGCGCCAGAAAGAGCGCCTTGTGACGGAACGCGAAGCGTTTGAGGCGCTGCTGTCCAGCCTGCAAACGCCGGTGCTTAAAAACGATTGA
- the yhbS gene encoding putative ABC superfamily transport protein (membrane; similar to E. coli orf, hypothetical protein (AAC76190.1); Blastp hit to AAC76190.1 (167 aa), 96% identity in aa 1 - 167) has product MLIRVEIPIDAPGIDALLRRSFESDAEAKLVHDLREDGFLTLGLVATDDEGQVVGYVAFSPVDVQGEDLQWVGMAPLAVDEKYRGQGLARQLVYEGLDSLNEFGYAAVVTLGDPALYSRFGFELAAHYDLHCRWPGTESAFQVHRLAEDALEGVTGLVEYHDHFNRF; this is encoded by the coding sequence ATGCTAATTCGAGTAGAAATTCCTATTGATGCGCCTGGTATTGATGCGCTGTTACGCCGTTCATTCGAAAGCGATGCGGAAGCGAAGCTGGTTCACGATTTGCGTGAAGATGGTTTTCTGACGCTCGGACTGGTGGCCACGGATGATGAAGGTCAGGTGGTGGGCTATGTCGCCTTTAGCCCGGTTGATGTGCAGGGCGAAGATTTACAGTGGGTCGGCATGGCGCCGCTGGCGGTCGATGAAAAGTATCGCGGGCAAGGGCTGGCGCGCCAGTTAGTGTATGAAGGGCTGGATTCGCTCAACGAGTTCGGCTACGCGGCGGTCGTGACGCTGGGCGATCCGGCGTTATATAGCCGCTTCGGTTTTGAACTGGCCGCACATTACGATCTTCACTGCCGTTGGCCCGGTACGGAAAGCGCTTTCCAGGTACACCGTTTGGCTGAGGATGCGCTGGAGGGCGTGACGGGGCTGGTGGAGTATCACGACCACTTCAATCGTTTTTAA
- the yhbT gene encoding putative lipid carrier protein (similar to E. coli orf, hypothetical protein (AAC76191.1); Blastp hit to AAC76191.1 (174 aa), 90% identity in aa 1 - 174) — MLDKLRSRLVHAGPSLMSVPVKLTPFALKRQVLEQVLSWQFRQALADGELEFLEGRWLSIHVRDIDLKWYTTVENEKLIVSQQADADVSFSADASDLLMIAARKQDPDTLFFQRRLVIEGDTELGLYVKNLMDAIELEQMPKALRVMLLQLADFVEAGMKNSPETKQTSVGEPC, encoded by the coding sequence GTGTTAGATAAACTGCGTTCACGCTTAGTCCATGCTGGCCCGTCTCTGATGAGTGTACCGGTTAAACTGACGCCCTTTGCGCTAAAGCGCCAGGTTCTGGAACAGGTTCTGAGCTGGCAGTTTCGTCAGGCGCTGGCCGATGGAGAGCTGGAATTCCTCGAAGGTCGTTGGTTAAGCATTCATGTTCGTGACATCGACTTAAAATGGTATACCACGGTTGAAAATGAAAAGCTGATCGTTAGCCAGCAGGCGGATGCTGACGTCAGTTTTAGCGCCGACGCCAGCGATCTGCTAATGATCGCCGCCCGTAAACAGGATCCGGATACGCTCTTTTTCCAGCGTCGACTGGTCATTGAAGGCGATACTGAGTTAGGGTTGTATGTGAAGAATCTGATGGACGCCATCGAACTGGAGCAGATGCCGAAAGCGTTACGCGTTATGCTGCTGCAACTGGCGGATTTTGTTGAGGCGGGAATGAAAAACTCGCCGGAAACCAAACAGACCTCGGTAGGTGAACCATGCTAA